The Brassica napus cultivar Da-Ae chromosome C1, Da-Ae, whole genome shotgun sequence DNA segment GAGGAGGCCAACTGACTATAACCCGTCGCTTGCTGCAGCTCTTGGCCCGAGCCAGCCGAATCCCAGTCTCAATTTGGCGGCTGTTGGATTGTCTTCGGGGTCTACCGGTGGGCTTGAGGGTCCGGACCGCATTTTTGTTGGTGGGCTTCCTTATTACTTCACAGAAGAACAGATCAGGGAGCTCTTGGAGTCTTTTGGGCCCCTGAGAGGTTTTAACTTGGTTAAAGACAGGGAAACTGGAAACTCGAAGGGATATGCTTTTTGTGTTTTCCAAGATCCTTCAGTGACAGATATTGCTTGTGCCGCTCTAAACGGGATTAAGATGGGTGATAAGACACTTACAGTGAGGCGTGCAGTCCAGGGTGTGATTCAACCTAAACCTGAGCAAGAGGAAGTATTACTTCATGCTCAACAGCAGATTGCTTTGCAGGTGAGTGGTTTACTTCATGCTTCGTCTCTATAAATCGTCTGGCTTGTACTACTGTATATCTGAAGATCACTCATTAAGTGTCTATTGTCGTGTAACAGAGGCTTATGCTACAACCGGGAAGCACGCCAACCAAGATTGTATGTTTGACTCAAGTGGTTACAGCTGATGATCTTGGAGACGATGAAGAATATGAAGACATAATGGAGGACATGAGACAAGAAGGTGGAAAATTCGGTAAGCAATGTTACTGACGTTCTGCCATTTGCCAACACTTACACTGTCCGAACTCTTGGTAATCCATTGTTGTGTGCAGGTAACTTGGTGAATGTTGTGATTCCGAGGCCCAATCCTGATCATGATCCAACACCAGGAGTTGGAAAGGTCCGTTTTCTACTCTGAGAAACAGTTTTCTTTTTACTAAGTTCATGATCACGAATCCctctaaatgatatttatattaatgcaGGTTTTCTTAGAGTATGCGGATGTAGATGGCGCAGCAAAGGCCAGATCGGGAATGAACGGAAGAAAATTTGGAGGAAACCAAGTGGTTGCTGTGTATTACCCCGAGAACAAGTTTGCACAAGGCGACTACGAAGGCTGATCTTTGTTTACTTTGGCTCTCTTAGcaaaaagatattttgtttgGGTTAATCTTATGTCTCTCTGCTTAATGGATATACTTGTTTGTCTAGAATATTACTACATTATTATCAATTTAGTACTTGTCTAGAAGACATAAATAACCAAGGTGTGTTGGATAATTATAACCTCTGTCCTAAACCCAGATCGGAAGGTTGACATGGTAGAAAGGAGTTGATTGGTATGTAttagtaggggttattggttgttgtattttaatggatttgaaaatccgaactaaatctagtgttattggttctatgattttcaaatctgtattaaaataatgtgttattggtttaatgattcataaattctatatcaaatcaagtgttattcaatcgtatggatttactaatatatttgatttaataatggatttgaatggatttgtttggattttttagttaaaaatacaaagactcaaatccgagagaaacctccggatttgcatattttacttggatttataaatactatatagatttctaaatcaatcaaaatatataaac contains these protein-coding regions:
- the LOC106430390 gene encoding splicing factor U2af large subunit B isoform X3; the protein is MLLHLPNVILFLNCLLFLILRSLERSLSITRCNFAGQVPSVPATASIPGMFPNMLAMVPGQQMGALPLLPMQAMTQQATRHARRVYVGGLPPTANEQSVATFFSQVMSAIGGNTAGLGDAVVNVYINHEKKFAFVEMRSVEEASNAMALDGIILEGVPVKVRRPTDYNPSLAAALGPSQPNPSLNLAAVGLSSGSTGGLEGPDRIFVGGLPYYFTEEQIRELLESFGPLRGFNLVKDRETGNSKGYAFCVFQDPSVTDIACAALNGIKMGDKTLTVRRAVQGVIQPKPEQEEVLLHAQQQIALQRLMLQPGSTPTKIVCLTQVVTADDLGDDEEYEDIMEDMRQEGGKFGNLVNVVIPRPNPDHDPTPGVGKVFLEYADVDGAAKARSGMNGRKFGGNQVVAVYYPENKFAQGDYEG
- the LOC106430390 gene encoding splicing factor U2af large subunit B isoform X5, whose amino-acid sequence is MFPNMLAMVPGQQMGALPLLPMQAMTQQATRHARRVYVGGLPPTANEQSVATFFSQVMSAIGGNTAGLGDAVVNVYINHEKKFAFVEMRSVEEASNAMALDGIILEGVPVKVRRPTDYNPSLAAALGPSQPNPSLNLAAVGLSSGSTGGLEGPDRIFVGGLPYYFTEEQIRELLESFGPLRGFNLVKDRETGNSKGYAFCVFQDPSVTDIACAALNGIKMGDKTLTVRRAVQGVIQPKPEQEEVLLHAQQQIALQRLMLQPGSTPTKIVCLTQVVTADDLGDDEEYEDIMEDMRQEGGKFGNLVNVVIPRPNPDHDPTPGVGKVFLEYADVDGAAKARSGMNGRKFGGNQVVAVYYPENKFAQGDYEG
- the LOC106430390 gene encoding splicing factor U2af large subunit B isoform X4 — its product is MLLHLPNVILFLNCLLFLILRSLERSLSITRCNFGQVPSVPATASIPGMFPNMLAMVPGQQMGALPLLPMQAMTQQATRHARRVYVGGLPPTANEQSVATFFSQVMSAIGGNTAGLGDAVVNVYINHEKKFAFVEMRSVEEASNAMALDGIILEGVPVKVRRPTDYNPSLAAALGPSQPNPSLNLAAVGLSSGSTGGLEGPDRIFVGGLPYYFTEEQIRELLESFGPLRGFNLVKDRETGNSKGYAFCVFQDPSVTDIACAALNGIKMGDKTLTVRRAVQGVIQPKPEQEEVLLHAQQQIALQRLMLQPGSTPTKIVCLTQVVTADDLGDDEEYEDIMEDMRQEGGKFGNLVNVVIPRPNPDHDPTPGVGKVFLEYADVDGAAKARSGMNGRKFGGNQVVAVYYPENKFAQGDYEG